Proteins encoded by one window of Paenibacillus sp. DCT19:
- a CDS encoding glycoside hydrolase family 2 protein, whose protein sequence is MLLHDNWRIQQYEVGEKPPLTIADADLDDRFWISASVPGDVHSTLIERKLIDHPYYGHNDINSRWVEQKEWWYRTRFQMDADPTQQERWELIFEGLDTHATVYVNGLEIGTASNMHRTYVYDVSRVIRQGKNTIAVRFDPLYLYHRDKALMQWSSYTKERPWIRKAAMNYGWDWGPRIVTVGIWGKVRLERHVQAKLEGVYAYTKQCDNQQADIKVELEAKKYRGCGHLTYRARLLDADQQVVAHAEGEFLRGKVGFDLQVSQPQLWWTHDLGKPYLYQLETVLLADGVEVDRREQRIGIRTVELVLEDDQGQPAFAFHINGVKLFAKGSNWIPVDNLIGAAPDSRYKHLIMLGVEANMNMLRIWAGGIYEKDVFYDLCDELGLLVWQDFAFANALFPDYNADFVENVRQEAICNIQRLRNHASLALWCGNNEIDWLYDMKSSSGEITTPFYGETIYHEILPELLEQLDPARQYWPSSPYGGNDANDPNHGDRHNWQVWHGSVYPRKFGEVPLLDYSVEGVTFKNYKNDFTLFSSEFGMHASATKYTLERNIPKDQFYWGSVEMAYRNKDTNHQKGILLMEGFTGVPQNLDEYIQFSMLTQAEGLKYGIEHYRRNKTRTSGSLIWQHGDSWPGTSWSLIDYELLPKASYYYARKFYHPLLLSLNHEPGELLEVWVINDHLSSLNGLVILEVYDMQGQSIHRMELHAQVEANGVVKLGEWDEQEVLKDLSPEQAVLKLSAPAWECLDNVYYLRDAKDVQLSLSSIHASYNEETQQLLVQANDAVARMVQILIPQGNVRMSDNYFDLLPGEQRTIDIRQADGEALKYQHITVSALNADEVPVTLTR, encoded by the coding sequence ATGCTACTACATGATAATTGGAGAATTCAGCAATATGAAGTGGGCGAGAAACCGCCGCTGACCATTGCAGATGCAGATTTGGATGACCGTTTCTGGATTAGTGCGAGTGTGCCGGGTGATGTACATTCCACGCTGATCGAACGCAAGCTAATTGATCATCCGTATTATGGGCATAACGATATCAATTCGCGCTGGGTGGAGCAGAAGGAGTGGTGGTATCGCACACGTTTTCAGATGGATGCCGATCCAACCCAACAGGAGCGCTGGGAACTGATTTTCGAAGGGTTAGATACTCATGCTACGGTTTATGTGAATGGTCTTGAGATTGGAACGGCCAGTAATATGCACCGAACGTACGTGTATGATGTCTCCCGCGTTATACGCCAAGGCAAAAATACGATTGCTGTCCGCTTTGACCCACTCTACCTCTATCACAGAGATAAAGCACTGATGCAGTGGTCTTCATACACAAAGGAACGCCCATGGATTCGGAAGGCAGCGATGAATTACGGCTGGGACTGGGGGCCACGCATCGTAACCGTAGGGATCTGGGGTAAGGTTAGACTGGAGCGTCATGTGCAAGCCAAATTGGAAGGGGTATATGCATATACGAAGCAGTGTGACAACCAGCAGGCGGACATTAAAGTTGAGCTTGAAGCGAAAAAGTATCGCGGATGTGGCCATCTGACCTATCGTGCTCGTTTACTTGATGCGGATCAGCAGGTTGTGGCTCATGCGGAGGGTGAGTTCCTACGTGGTAAGGTTGGATTCGATCTTCAGGTATCGCAGCCACAATTGTGGTGGACGCATGATCTGGGTAAGCCTTACCTCTATCAACTAGAAACGGTATTGCTTGCAGACGGCGTGGAGGTAGATCGGAGAGAGCAACGAATTGGAATTCGAACCGTGGAACTGGTGCTGGAAGATGATCAGGGACAGCCAGCGTTTGCTTTTCATATCAATGGTGTAAAGTTGTTTGCCAAAGGATCGAATTGGATTCCAGTAGATAATCTGATTGGAGCGGCTCCTGACTCACGATATAAACATCTGATCATGCTGGGCGTAGAGGCTAATATGAACATGCTGCGAATCTGGGCAGGAGGCATATATGAGAAAGACGTCTTCTACGATCTTTGTGATGAGCTCGGCTTACTAGTGTGGCAGGACTTTGCTTTTGCCAACGCGCTTTTCCCAGATTACAATGCTGATTTTGTGGAAAATGTTCGGCAGGAAGCCATCTGCAACATTCAAAGGCTGCGCAATCATGCGTCACTTGCTTTATGGTGCGGAAATAACGAGATCGACTGGCTGTACGACATGAAATCGTCATCCGGAGAGATTACGACACCTTTTTACGGTGAAACGATATATCATGAGATTTTACCAGAATTGCTAGAACAGCTTGACCCTGCCCGCCAATACTGGCCTTCTTCCCCTTATGGCGGCAATGATGCGAATGATCCGAATCATGGTGATCGTCACAACTGGCAAGTGTGGCATGGCTCCGTCTATCCACGTAAATTTGGCGAGGTGCCTTTGCTAGATTACAGTGTGGAGGGTGTCACGTTCAAAAACTATAAAAATGATTTCACGTTATTCAGCAGTGAGTTTGGTATGCATGCCTCTGCCACGAAGTATACGTTGGAACGAAACATTCCAAAGGATCAATTCTATTGGGGAAGCGTAGAGATGGCTTATCGTAACAAGGATACGAACCATCAGAAGGGCATTTTGCTCATGGAAGGGTTCACAGGAGTACCCCAAAATCTAGATGAGTATATCCAGTTTTCGATGTTGACTCAGGCTGAGGGCTTGAAATATGGAATTGAGCATTATCGGCGCAACAAAACGCGCACAAGTGGTTCCTTAATCTGGCAGCACGGCGACAGTTGGCCTGGAACGAGTTGGTCGTTAATTGATTATGAGTTGCTACCAAAAGCGTCCTATTATTATGCGCGTAAATTTTATCATCCATTACTATTAAGTCTGAACCATGAACCCGGCGAGTTGTTGGAGGTGTGGGTGATTAATGATCACTTATCTTCTCTTAATGGACTGGTGATTCTTGAGGTTTATGATATGCAGGGTCAATCCATTCATCGTATGGAGCTGCATGCACAGGTGGAAGCTAATGGCGTCGTAAAACTGGGGGAGTGGGACGAACAGGAAGTGTTGAAAGACCTATCTCCAGAACAGGCGGTGCTGAAGTTGTCTGCGCCTGCATGGGAGTGCCTAGATAACGTTTATTATTTACGTGATGCAAAAGATGTACAGCTTAGCCTGAGCAGTATTCACGCTTCATATAATGAAGAAACCCAGCAATTGCTTGTGCAGGCAAATGATGCGGTAGCTAGAATGGTTCAGATTCTGATCCCGCAAGGTAATGTGCGCATGAGTGATAACTATTTTGATCTGCTTCCAGGGGAGCAGCGAACCATTGATATACGTCAGGCAGATGGAGAAGCACTCAAATACCAACATATCACCGTATCAGCATTAAATGCGGATGAGGTACCCGTTACACTAACAAGATAA
- the spoIIIAB gene encoding stage III sporulation protein SpoIIIAB — MVNMLGAVIILFASTLAGFYRARQFALRPRQIRELIAALQRLMTEINYGLTPLPDAMGKMGAQTKEPVRSLFLHAAHQMNPPYGQTARESLQAGIEYMWNKSAMKADEREVMLQLSFSLGTSDRQDQTKHISLAIQQLMHEESRAQADQMKYERMSRSLGMLVGALIVILIF, encoded by the coding sequence TTGGTTAACATGCTGGGTGCTGTCATTATCTTGTTTGCAAGCACACTGGCTGGCTTCTACCGTGCAAGACAATTCGCTCTCAGACCACGACAGATACGGGAATTAATTGCTGCATTGCAACGACTGATGACGGAGATTAATTATGGATTGACCCCGCTTCCTGATGCGATGGGGAAAATGGGAGCTCAGACGAAGGAACCTGTACGATCGTTGTTTCTCCATGCAGCACATCAGATGAATCCGCCATACGGACAGACTGCACGCGAAAGTCTTCAGGCTGGCATTGAATACATGTGGAACAAGTCTGCAATGAAAGCAGATGAGCGAGAAGTCATGTTGCAGTTAAGCTTCAGTCTTGGCACCAGCGACCGTCAGGATCAGACCAAACATATCTCGCTAGCCATTCAACAACTCATGCATGAAGAATCCCGTGCACAGGCTGACCAAATGAAATATGAACGAATGAGCCGTAGCCTTGGGATGCTTGTCGGAGCGTTAATCGTCATTCTGATCTTCTGA
- the spoIIIAC gene encoding stage III sporulation protein AC, translated as MNLEVNAIFQIAGIGIIIAMIHTVLKQMGKEDMAHWVTVIGFVVVLFMVVRMLDGLLQEIKSIFLFQ; from the coding sequence ATGAATCTAGAAGTGAACGCAATTTTCCAAATTGCGGGCATCGGAATCATCATTGCAATGATTCACACGGTGCTGAAACAAATGGGAAAGGAAGATATGGCGCACTGGGTAACCGTTATCGGATTCGTTGTTGTGTTATTTATGGTTGTTCGTATGTTGGACGGGTTGCTGCAAGAGATCAAATCGATCTTCCTTTTCCAATGA
- a CDS encoding aspartate kinase: MSLYVMKFGGSSVGDTERMKRVAGRVVEKMDEGHQCVVVVSAMGDTTDDLIDQAKQLNSELPAREMDMLLTTGEQISISLLSMAIQALGRKAVSFTGWQAGFRTEPVHGKARINDIQPERVLRALEDGNIVIVAGFQGMTEDGEITTLGRGGSDTTAVALAAAIQADACEIYTDVDGIYSTDPRIVKVARKLKEISYDEMLELANLGAAVLHPRAVEYAKHSGVPLIVRSSFNHNEGTVVKEEATMEQGVVVSGIAYDKNVARISILGVPDVPGVLAEVFGALASEQLDVDIIVQSGVMDGKADFSFSVALSDRENALRVIESLHSRLPYREVTSEENLVKVSIVGAGMVSHPGVAAKMFKVISGEGVSIKMVSTSEIKVSCVIDGEKLHDVIKALHTAYDLDTAEQAVIGGPQVRR, encoded by the coding sequence TTGTCATTGTACGTCATGAAATTTGGGGGTAGCTCGGTCGGAGACACGGAGCGTATGAAACGTGTAGCTGGACGTGTTGTAGAGAAAATGGATGAAGGCCATCAGTGTGTAGTTGTCGTTTCGGCAATGGGAGATACAACCGATGATTTGATTGATCAAGCAAAACAATTGAATAGTGAGTTACCAGCACGTGAGATGGATATGCTTCTTACGACTGGAGAACAGATCTCAATCTCTTTGTTATCCATGGCTATTCAAGCGCTTGGACGTAAAGCTGTGTCGTTTACAGGCTGGCAAGCTGGTTTCCGCACAGAGCCAGTTCATGGCAAAGCGCGTATTAACGATATTCAGCCTGAGCGAGTGTTAAGAGCACTTGAGGACGGTAATATTGTTATCGTTGCAGGTTTCCAAGGGATGACGGAAGACGGAGAGATCACCACACTAGGTCGGGGCGGTTCGGACACAACGGCCGTGGCGCTGGCGGCAGCTATTCAAGCGGATGCGTGCGAGATCTATACCGACGTGGATGGAATTTATTCTACCGATCCAAGGATCGTAAAAGTTGCGCGTAAGCTGAAAGAAATTTCGTATGACGAAATGCTGGAATTAGCAAATCTGGGCGCAGCCGTGTTGCACCCGCGTGCAGTTGAGTACGCGAAGCATTCCGGTGTACCTTTGATTGTAAGATCCAGCTTTAACCATAATGAAGGAACGGTTGTGAAGGAGGAAGCAACAATGGAACAAGGTGTAGTGGTTAGTGGTATTGCATATGACAAAAACGTAGCTCGCATCAGCATTTTGGGTGTTCCAGATGTCCCAGGAGTTCTGGCAGAGGTGTTCGGTGCTTTGGCATCTGAGCAGCTTGACGTTGATATCATCGTGCAAAGTGGTGTAATGGATGGAAAAGCAGACTTCTCCTTCTCCGTTGCGCTGTCTGATCGTGAGAACGCATTGCGTGTCATTGAGAGCCTTCACAGCCGGTTACCATACCGTGAAGTGACATCTGAAGAGAACTTGGTTAAAGTGTCGATCGTAGGCGCAGGTATGGTTAGCCATCCAGGGGTAGCTGCGAAGATGTTCAAAGTGATCTCTGGTGAAGGTGTGAGCATCAAGATGGTGAGCACATCCGAAATTAAAGTCTCCTGTGTCATCGATGGAGAGAAGCTGCATGATGTAATCAAAGCGTTGCACACAGCGTATGATCTCGATACAGCGGAGCAAGCTGTCATTGGTGGACCGCAAGTTCGTCGATAA
- the efp gene encoding elongation factor P, with product MISVNDFKTGLTVQVDNDIYTVLDFQHVKPGKGAAFVRSKLKNLRNGNTVEKTFRAGETIGRAIIENRGVSYLYASGAEHTFMDNETYDQFTLTSDQLEWELNFLKENMNVKIVSYQGEILGIDLPTSVELKVIETEPSVKGNTAQGATKNAKVETGLNVQVPLFINEGDVLLIDTREGKYSSRA from the coding sequence GTGATTTCAGTAAACGATTTTAAAACAGGCTTGACTGTACAAGTAGATAACGATATCTATACCGTGCTTGATTTCCAACACGTTAAACCAGGTAAAGGCGCTGCCTTTGTACGTTCCAAATTGAAAAACTTGCGTAATGGTAACACGGTTGAAAAAACATTCCGTGCAGGTGAAACAATTGGCCGTGCAATCATCGAAAACCGTGGCGTTTCCTATCTGTATGCAAGTGGTGCAGAGCACACGTTCATGGATAACGAAACATATGACCAGTTCACGTTGACTAGTGACCAACTGGAGTGGGAATTGAACTTCCTGAAAGAAAACATGAACGTAAAAATCGTTAGCTACCAAGGCGAAATCCTCGGGATCGACTTGCCAACAAGCGTTGAGTTGAAAGTTATCGAAACAGAGCCAAGCGTTAAAGGTAACACTGCACAAGGTGCTACCAAAAATGCGAAAGTAGAAACAGGATTGAATGTACAAGTTCCTTTGTTCATTAACGAAGGTGACGTTCTCCTGATCGATACACGTGAAGGTAAATACTCTTCCCGTGCGTAA
- a CDS encoding carbohydrate ABC transporter permease has protein sequence MFGKKRGIGWIYQQNVAGYVFISPWLIGFLLLTLWPILQSFYLSFTDYSLLDSPTWVGTRNYSEILQSDKLFLKSLTVTFVFVLLAVPIKLFFSLMVAILLNKDIKGMNVYRTAIYFPSLIGGSIAVSALWRNMFGMDGYINHVLGWFGITGIGWISNPNTALGTLILLNAWQFGSTMVIFLAGLKQIPKDLYESASVDGASSIRKFFSITIPMLSPVMFFNLVLGIINSFQMFTSAFVITAGGPANSTYMYVLFLYDKAFKQFQMGYASALAWILLVIIGVFTALNFIVSKYWVFYESEGGKSK, from the coding sequence ATGTTCGGCAAAAAGCGGGGAATCGGCTGGATCTACCAGCAGAATGTGGCTGGTTATGTGTTTATCTCGCCTTGGCTGATTGGTTTTCTGCTATTAACGCTGTGGCCGATTCTGCAATCGTTCTATCTTTCGTTCACAGACTACTCTCTCTTAGATTCACCAACATGGGTAGGTACGCGCAACTATAGCGAAATTTTACAATCCGACAAGCTATTTTTGAAATCGCTTACAGTCACATTCGTATTTGTGCTACTGGCGGTACCGATTAAGCTTTTCTTCTCCCTGATGGTTGCGATTTTGCTGAACAAGGATATTAAGGGCATGAATGTTTACCGCACAGCGATTTACTTTCCGTCCTTGATCGGAGGCAGTATTGCAGTGTCCGCGTTGTGGCGAAACATGTTCGGCATGGATGGTTACATTAACCACGTACTTGGCTGGTTCGGTATTACCGGAATCGGTTGGATATCCAATCCGAATACAGCACTGGGTACGCTAATATTGCTGAATGCCTGGCAGTTTGGATCAACCATGGTTATTTTTCTAGCGGGATTGAAGCAAATCCCTAAAGATTTATATGAATCCGCCTCGGTGGATGGAGCCAGCAGTATTCGTAAATTTTTCTCCATCACGATCCCTATGCTGTCTCCGGTTATGTTCTTCAATCTAGTCCTCGGCATTATTAACTCGTTCCAGATGTTTACGTCAGCTTTTGTTATTACCGCTGGAGGCCCGGCGAATTCTACCTACATGTATGTATTGTTCCTCTATGACAAAGCGTTCAAGCAGTTTCAGATGGGTTACGCTTCAGCGCTGGCATGGATTCTGCTTGTCATTATCGGTGTCTTCACAGCACTGAATTTCATCGTGTCGAAATACTGGGTGTTCTACGAATCCGAAGGAGGTAAATCAAAATGA
- the spoIIIAD gene encoding stage III sporulation protein AD — protein sequence MEIIQVVGLALIATVLILVIKEQKPMFAFLIAAATGIVIFMLLIGKIGAVIEVLKRLAENSGMESIYLKTVLKIIGIAYIAEFGAQIVRDAGQESIASKIELAGKVLILVLAIPIISIIIETVMKLMPV from the coding sequence GTGGAAATTATTCAAGTGGTAGGGCTAGCGTTGATTGCAACAGTTCTCATTCTTGTCATCAAAGAACAAAAGCCCATGTTTGCATTTCTCATCGCTGCCGCTACAGGCATAGTCATTTTTATGCTACTGATTGGCAAGATTGGCGCGGTCATCGAGGTGTTGAAGCGGCTCGCCGAAAACTCAGGTATGGAAAGCATCTATCTGAAAACTGTACTGAAAATTATAGGTATAGCCTACATTGCTGAATTCGGTGCGCAAATTGTGAGGGATGCCGGTCAAGAGAGCATTGCTTCCAAAATTGAGCTTGCGGGGAAAGTTCTGATCCTGGTTCTCGCGATTCCCATTATTAGCATTATTATCGAAACCGTCATGAAACTAATGCCGGTATAG
- a CDS encoding ABC transporter substrate-binding protein, which translates to MVIKGKRWLKTLTIGVLAAVMVTGCAGGSNSGASGGQGSGTLKMMWWGSDARHEATKKAIELYTSNHTDVKLTTEFTSWDGYWQKLPTLAASSSLPDILQMDAAYIQGYAKRGQLADLSDLDLSGIVDEKVLENIKIDGKVYGVPLSYNGAGLVYDKVTLEQYGIKLPFNNWTWDDFFAYAKEARSKLPEDKYPIDDMRNIWEFYQFYQTAKGKGPIFQDGKFNLDKDTFFEFNNIYAEFQKEGVVPPADQQLAFKENDPQLDSLGSGKVMLRTASVGSASAIEALKPGQLAVNSNPIGESGGGWAQSTIFFSVSANSKNVEQAKEFIKWFISDPEAGKILGMTRGIPIDDEVYASLESNLTAGERFGKDLLDVAKPKALPFYPAPAGAEDFTATYKSEMESVMFGQVTLDAAYDVLVEKGKQAESKIK; encoded by the coding sequence ATGGTGATCAAAGGTAAACGTTGGCTAAAGACTTTGACGATCGGTGTGCTGGCTGCAGTAATGGTGACAGGTTGTGCAGGAGGTTCCAATTCAGGCGCAAGTGGAGGCCAGGGCTCAGGCACACTCAAAATGATGTGGTGGGGCTCGGATGCTCGGCACGAAGCGACCAAAAAGGCAATTGAACTGTACACTTCGAACCATACGGATGTCAAACTCACCACGGAATTTACATCATGGGATGGATACTGGCAGAAGCTTCCTACCCTTGCGGCCTCGTCCTCTCTCCCGGATATTCTACAGATGGATGCGGCTTATATTCAGGGCTATGCCAAACGGGGGCAACTGGCGGATCTGTCTGATCTGGACTTAAGTGGCATTGTGGATGAGAAGGTGCTGGAGAACATCAAGATTGATGGCAAGGTATATGGAGTGCCTTTGAGCTACAATGGTGCAGGATTGGTCTATGACAAAGTGACACTTGAGCAATACGGGATCAAATTACCTTTTAACAACTGGACTTGGGATGATTTCTTTGCTTATGCCAAAGAAGCACGGAGCAAGCTGCCAGAGGATAAATATCCGATCGACGACATGCGCAACATCTGGGAATTCTATCAATTTTATCAGACTGCCAAAGGCAAAGGGCCCATTTTCCAAGATGGAAAGTTCAATCTGGATAAAGATACCTTTTTCGAATTTAACAATATCTATGCTGAATTTCAAAAAGAAGGCGTTGTACCGCCCGCAGATCAGCAGCTAGCTTTTAAAGAGAATGATCCACAGCTCGACTCGCTGGGTTCTGGTAAAGTCATGCTTCGCACAGCATCGGTCGGATCGGCGAGTGCAATCGAAGCACTCAAACCAGGTCAGCTAGCAGTGAACAGCAATCCTATTGGCGAAAGCGGAGGTGGCTGGGCTCAGTCAACGATTTTCTTCTCTGTAAGTGCGAATTCCAAAAATGTGGAGCAAGCGAAGGAATTTATCAAGTGGTTCATATCTGATCCAGAAGCAGGCAAAATTTTGGGGATGACACGTGGTATTCCGATTGATGATGAAGTGTACGCTTCACTTGAATCTAATCTTACGGCTGGAGAACGTTTCGGGAAAGATTTGCTTGATGTTGCCAAACCGAAGGCATTGCCTTTCTATCCTGCGCCTGCTGGTGCTGAAGATTTTACAGCAACGTATAAGTCAGAGATGGAGAGCGTTATGTTTGGTCAAGTGACACTGGATGCAGCTTATGATGTATTGGTGGAGAAAGGTAAACAGGCCGAAAGCAAAATAAAATAA
- the spoIIIAA gene encoding stage III sporulation protein AA, producing MKVNWKELFPEPIRTILGRMPPTVLEKVEEVRIREGRPLEINAGDTYHFLTAQGSLTAKPEEAYIPQKEVTHRLLDLISNHSLYTLEEELRKGFITIPGGHRIGLAGRTVLSGGRVETLRDINGFNVRVAREVHGVADRILPYLLDMKSGQVFHTLILSPPQQGKTTLLRDLARQISNGCRLVGGSEFVQGLRPRLKVGIVDERSEIAGSYKGVPGFDVGPRTDVMDGCPKAEGMMMMLRSMSPDVIIVDEIGRPEDAEAVMEALHSGVSVIATAHGRDLAELSSRPALKTLIQEQMFQRYVQLRRTSRGMNFRLADGKMRGLQQLDAGGEAFG from the coding sequence ATGAAAGTGAACTGGAAGGAGCTTTTTCCGGAACCGATCCGAACCATTCTAGGGAGAATGCCGCCTACCGTATTAGAGAAAGTGGAGGAAGTGCGTATCCGGGAAGGGAGACCGCTCGAGATTAATGCTGGAGATACCTATCACTTTCTTACCGCACAGGGCAGTCTGACAGCTAAGCCTGAAGAAGCTTACATTCCTCAGAAAGAAGTAACGCACAGGCTGCTGGATCTAATTAGTAATCACTCTCTCTATACATTGGAAGAAGAGCTTCGTAAAGGATTCATTACCATTCCCGGAGGACACCGGATCGGACTTGCTGGTCGAACGGTTCTAAGTGGTGGACGGGTGGAAACCTTACGCGATATCAATGGATTCAATGTAAGGGTTGCCCGAGAGGTTCATGGTGTGGCAGATCGCATTCTGCCCTATCTTCTGGACATGAAAAGCGGACAGGTATTCCATACGTTAATTCTATCCCCTCCACAACAAGGCAAGACGACACTGTTACGTGACCTAGCTAGACAAATAAGCAATGGTTGCAGACTGGTGGGTGGAAGTGAGTTCGTTCAAGGGCTACGTCCTCGACTTAAGGTAGGCATTGTGGATGAGCGTTCCGAAATCGCTGGAAGTTATAAAGGGGTACCTGGTTTTGATGTTGGACCACGCACAGATGTGATGGATGGATGTCCAAAGGCAGAAGGCATGATGATGATGCTTCGCTCCATGTCTCCAGACGTAATCATTGTGGACGAGATTGGTCGTCCAGAGGATGCGGAAGCTGTGATGGAGGCACTGCATTCGGGGGTATCGGTGATTGCGACAGCACATGGGCGGGATCTGGCAGAGTTATCTTCTAGGCCAGCGCTAAAAACACTTATCCAGGAGCAGATGTTTCAGCGTTATGTACAACTTAGGCGGACGAGCCGAGGGATGAACTTTCGTTTGGCTGATGGGAAAATGCGTGGTCTACAGCAACTAGATGCAGGAGGTGAGGCATTTGGTTAA
- a CDS encoding substrate-binding domain-containing protein, with product MDKKKKVTMQEIADRVGVSKYAVSKALSGKAGISTATRERIFEVASNLGYLDQQLTRRTMAPKTQTEEEERMIGILFPNIRSQNRESFYWGRVLEGVFRGLEEHGISSVLITDDSPHNFNKLMRPEALLGIIGIGLIDTAMLVELRSLGIPFVIIDHEDELVASDTVFMNNYDIYRKLTKFLIGKGHRHIQFIGDWSYARSFADRWSGFKAILDENGIPYTPHKELLQIRPTHHPENLELIRTAMQQLMVASSTTAIVCANDKVASLCMAELERQGKRIPTDISVVAFDNDPDVQAQYPELCTVNAETEALGVQAVQIMQWRLKHIGMPYEKRLIQGELMIKGSIDSVV from the coding sequence TTGGACAAGAAGAAAAAAGTAACGATGCAAGAAATTGCGGATAGGGTTGGTGTATCCAAATATGCAGTATCAAAAGCGTTATCTGGCAAAGCAGGCATTAGTACGGCAACACGTGAACGCATATTTGAGGTGGCTTCGAACCTGGGTTATTTGGATCAACAACTAACCAGACGCACGATGGCTCCGAAGACGCAGACCGAGGAAGAAGAGCGCATGATCGGAATACTTTTTCCCAATATCCGTAGTCAAAATCGTGAATCTTTTTATTGGGGGCGCGTGCTTGAAGGGGTGTTTCGCGGTTTAGAAGAGCACGGGATTTCATCGGTACTCATTACGGACGACAGTCCTCATAATTTTAACAAACTTATGCGACCCGAGGCGTTACTGGGCATCATTGGGATCGGACTCATCGATACAGCTATGCTGGTTGAGTTACGTTCACTCGGTATTCCTTTTGTCATCATCGATCACGAAGATGAATTGGTCGCTTCAGATACGGTGTTTATGAACAATTATGATATTTATCGTAAGCTGACGAAGTTTCTGATTGGTAAAGGCCATCGACATATTCAGTTTATAGGAGACTGGTCGTATGCTCGGAGTTTTGCTGATCGTTGGAGTGGGTTCAAGGCGATTCTTGATGAAAATGGCATACCTTACACGCCGCACAAAGAGTTGTTACAGATCAGGCCGACGCATCACCCGGAAAATCTGGAGCTGATCCGCACAGCAATGCAACAGTTGATGGTGGCCTCTTCGACTACTGCGATTGTATGTGCTAATGATAAGGTGGCTTCATTATGCATGGCTGAACTGGAGAGACAAGGTAAACGAATTCCTACCGATATTTCGGTGGTTGCTTTTGATAATGATCCTGATGTTCAGGCGCAATATCCTGAATTGTGTACTGTAAATGCAGAGACTGAGGCACTTGGAGTTCAGGCGGTTCAGATCATGCAATGGAGGCTGAAGCATATCGGAATGCCATATGAGAAGAGACTCATTCAAGGTGAGTTAATGATCAAAGGCAGCATTGATAGCGTAGTCTAA
- a CDS encoding carbohydrate ABC transporter permease, with protein sequence MITSSQKTWKAHLILIPFSLLMIYPVLWWIGASFKSTTELSSPSLWPTTWLWENYSNGWNFTSDFTFARFFANTLMMEFWNVLGGVVTAALVGYGFGRLNFRFRNFWFSVLLLTMMLPSQVTVVPQYILFNKLGLVDSYVPLILPHFFGGGAFFIFLIVQFIRGIPRELDEAAQIDGASVYGIFFRIIAPLIKPALVTVAIFTFLWSWDDFFSQLLYLNSVEKFTVGLGLRMFIDQFEVQWGQLLAMSLLSVIPSAIVFFVAQKHFVEGIATTGIKG encoded by the coding sequence ATGATAACTAGCAGTCAGAAGACATGGAAGGCACATCTTATTCTGATTCCATTTTCACTGCTCATGATTTACCCGGTGTTATGGTGGATTGGAGCCTCCTTCAAAAGCACAACAGAGCTATCCTCACCGTCATTATGGCCAACGACCTGGTTATGGGAGAACTACAGCAATGGCTGGAACTTTACGTCTGACTTTACGTTTGCTCGTTTTTTTGCCAATACGTTAATGATGGAGTTTTGGAATGTACTAGGCGGTGTTGTCACAGCGGCTCTTGTCGGATATGGTTTCGGTCGATTGAATTTCCGGTTCCGTAACTTCTGGTTTTCGGTGCTGCTTCTAACGATGATGCTGCCTTCGCAAGTCACCGTTGTGCCTCAGTACATTTTGTTTAACAAACTTGGTTTGGTGGATAGTTATGTTCCGCTCATATTGCCACATTTTTTCGGGGGCGGCGCTTTCTTCATATTCCTGATCGTGCAGTTCATTCGTGGTATTCCACGCGAACTGGATGAAGCGGCGCAGATTGATGGAGCCTCCGTTTACGGAATTTTCTTCCGTATTATTGCTCCGCTAATCAAGCCTGCACTCGTGACAGTAGCGATCTTCACCTTTTTGTGGAGCTGGGACGACTTCTTCTCACAATTGCTATATCTCAATTCGGTAGAAAAGTTTACGGTGGGGCTTGGGCTGCGGATGTTTATTGATCAGTTTGAGGTGCAGTGGGGTCAATTGCTCGCGATGTCTTTACTATCCGTTATTCCTTCGGCAATCGTCTTTTTTGTAGCTCAAAAGCATTTTGTGGAAGGCATAGCGACAACAGGGATCAAAGGTTGA